A genome region from Manihot esculenta cultivar AM560-2 chromosome 5, M.esculenta_v8, whole genome shotgun sequence includes the following:
- the LOC110615434 gene encoding DNA-directed RNA polymerase 3, chloroplastic — translation MSTPLVSSFSFPLIPKFPRNLLPFHPVQDATEEHILEDIENSMRNHSNLENLIKLELPSSHNCQIICPESSKRVFIEDPPWISALFFKGLYKIANRELKVEFKDIEKRKYNLLRRRQIRQEPEAWERMAEEYRSLVREMCERKLAPNLPYVKGLFLGWFEPLKEAIKKKQNLQRSKKQKVAFAPHIELKMRKKKRINNG, via the coding sequence ATGTCTACTCCACtagtttcttccttttctttccctCTTATTCCCAAATTCCCTCGTAATCTACTCCCCTTTCACCCCGTACAAGATGCTACTGAGGAGCATATCCTCGAAGACATTGAGAATTCCATGAGAAATCATTCaaatcttgaaaatttgatCAAACTGGAATTACCTAGTAGCCACAATTGCCAAATTATATGTCCAGAATCGTCTAAAAGAGTTTTTATAGAAGATCCTCCCTGGATTTCTGCCCTTTTTTTCAAGGGACTGTATAAGATAGCTAATCGAGAATTGAAGGTAGAGTTCAAAGATATTGAGAAGAGAAAGTATAATTTACTTAGGCGGCGGCAAATTAGACAAGAGCCTGAGGCGTGGGAGAGAATGGCGGAAGAATATAGGAGTTTAGTGAGGGAAATGTGCGAGAGGAAGTTGGCACCAAATTTGCCATATGTCAAGGGACTGTTTTTGGGGTGGTTTGAGCCCTTGAAAGAGGCTATAAAGAAGAAGCAGAATCTGCAGAGGTCGAAGAAACAGAAGGTGGCATTTGCTCCCCATATTGAgttgaaaatgagaaaaaaaaagagaatcaaCAATGGctga
- the LOC110614791 gene encoding growth-regulating factor 6: MDFGAVGLEGLVGSVDNSAALASFASSDRETKQELYGSGFPKQERSGAADDDWRSSKLPKTTESLLLPQRNTSLKSQHQPQILSFSCPKSKALSVERSAQNATFPGFHPTSSAYSRSTGYNYGSFNDANINMHGVFTESRGPFTPSQWMELEHQALIYKYITAKVPIPSNLLNPIRKSLDSAAFSGYSGGLLRPNTLSWGTFHLGFSSTTDPEPGRCRRTDGKKWRCSRDAVADQKYCERHLNRGRHRSRKHVEGQSGHSAAAATTTTGKPMPTVSSSVSASVVGLHGSGTSNSLGIAQHQPQLKDLKPDSSTPSSRMFLNKEDMSERLQESPGLSVSEIGLKSKDLFFFSKQQNSYQDSSQIEFGLVNSDSLLNPSQDSSSLFSSRNFCSSQDLTDQETMSQRGVHQFIEDWPKTQSDHSAVSLPQFDVQIDRTQLSISVPVAYTDLIPSTSSTNNEDVSRSLQRLSHDLDSVHMGTGLGIVLNEQNLRQANWISVPWEITTGGPLGEVLHNTNNGISECRNSSVLNLLAEGWDRSPQIGSSPTGVLQKTTFCSLSNSSTGSSPRAENKRSNEGASLCNDLGSILVHPSSLPAS; this comes from the exons ATGGATTTTGGAGCCGTGGGTCTGGAGGGGTTAGTGGGTTCAGTGGATAATAGCGCTGCTCTTGCTTCTTTTGCTAGTTCAGATCGGGAAACAAAGCAGGAGTTGTACGGATCTGGGTTCCCTAAGCAAGAAAGATCTGGTGCCGCTGACGATGACTGGAGGAGCTCTAAATTGCCCAAAACTACTGAATCATTGCTGCTTCCACAACGAAACACTTCGCTAAAATCTCAGCACCAGCCGCAGATTTTGAGCTTTTCTTGTCCCAAATCAAAAGCTCTATCAGTGGAGAGGAGCGCACAGAATGCTACATTTCCTGGATTTCATCCCACTTCTTCTGCATACAGTAGAAGTACAG GGTATAACTATGGAAGCTTCAATGATGCAAACATCAACATGCATGGTGTTTTTACAGAGTCTAGAGGACCTTTTACTCCATCTCAGTGGATGGAGCTTGAACACCAGGCTTTGATCTACAAGTACATAACTGCTAAAGTGCCTATACCTTCTAATCTGCTCAACCCCATACGAAAATCTCTTGATTCTGCTGCGTTCTCTGGTTATTCAGGTGGACTCCTCAGACCCAATACAT TGTCATGGGGTACTTTCCATCTTGGTTTCTCTAGCACCACTGATCCAGAGCCAGGACGGTGTCGTAGGACAGATGGGAAGAAATGGCGGTGCTCAAGAGATGCAGTTGCCGACCAGAAGTACTGTGAGCGGCATTTAAACAGGGGCCGTCATCGTTCAAGAAAGCATGTGGAAGGCCAATCTGGCCATTCTGCCGCTGCTGCTACAACCACCACTGGAAAGCCGATGCCCACTGTCTCATCTTCTGTGTCAGCTTCAGTGGTGGGGCTCCATGGCAGCGGCACATCTAACAGCCTTGGCATTGCACAGCATCAGCCGCAGCTTAAAGACTTGAAACCAGATAGTTCTACCCCTTCCAGCAG GATGTTTCTCAATAAAGAGGATATGAGTGAAAGACTGCAGGAATCACCGGGCTTGTCCGTATCCGAGATTGGCCTGAAATCTAaagatcttttctttttttcaaaacAACAGAACTCGTATCAGGACTCTTCACAAATTGAGTTTGGACTTGTCAATTCTGATTCTCTACTGAACCCTTCTCAGGATAGCTCTTCCTTGTTCAGTTCCAGAAACTTTTGTTCATCTCAGGATCTCACTGACCAGGAAACCATGTCCCAACGTGGTGTTCACCAATTCATTGAGGATTGGCCTAAAACCCAATCTGATCATTCTGCTGTTTCATTGCCTCAGTTTGATGTGCAAATAGATAGGACCCAGTTATCAATTTCAGTCCCTGTAGCCTATACAGACCTCATCCCATCCACTTCGTCTACAAACAATGAAGATGTTTCTCGCTCCCTGCAAAGATTGTCCCATGATTTGGATTCAGTACATATGGGAACTGGACTTGGCATTGTTCTCAACGAACAAAACCTAAGGCAAGCAAATTGGATATCCGTCCCTTGGGAAATTACAACAGGTGGTCCACTTGGCGAGGTCTTGCACAACACCAATAACGGTATTTCAGAATGCAGGAATTCATCAGTGCTAAATCTCTTGGCAGAGGGATGGGACAGGAGTCCTCAGATAGGTTCATCTCCAACTGGGGTCTTACAAAAGACGACATTTTGTTCCCTTTCAAATAGCAGCACAGGAAGCAGCCCAAGAGCAGAAAACAAGAGGTCTAATGAAGGAGCTAGCCTGTGCAATGACCTTGGCTCAATTTTAGTTCATCCTTCTTCATTGCCTGCCTCGTAA